A genomic stretch from Clavelina lepadiformis chromosome 5, kaClaLepa1.1, whole genome shotgun sequence includes:
- the LOC143458870 gene encoding uncharacterized protein LOC143458870, producing the protein MNIKRSWLALVSARGLLYALGGWDGNTTNTAECYDPRNGKWEYIPPMKTCIYGLTAVVLNNEIYAIGGYDGSNRLSSVEKYNLDTKTWIDVPSMTEERCGGSACVVAGLIWVFGGCDGKTVEFYDPATNKWQVSTNMDRQRWCPCVLSI; encoded by the exons CACGAG gtttgctTTATGCGCTTGGGGGATGGGATGGTAATACAACAAACACAGCAGAATGTTATGATCCACGAAACGGAAAGTGGGAATATATTCCACCGATGAAAACCTGCATATATGGATTAACTGCTGTTGtattaaacaacgaaatataCGCGATAG GTGGATATGACGGTTCAAATCGTCTCtcttctgttgaaaaatacaacctgGACACGAAAACTTGGATTGATGTTCCATCTATGACTGAGGAAAGATGTGGTGGATCAGCTTGTGTAGTGGCTGGCCTTATATGGGTGTTTGGAGG gtGTGATGGCAAAACAGTTGAGTTCTATGATCCAGCCACCAACAAATGGCAAGTATCGACCAACATGGACAGACAACGATGGTGTCCTTGCGTCCTTTCCATCTGA